The genomic segment aaataagtagAACTTTAGACATAGCTAACCATATTCTGctgcaaataaaaaataagtagAACTTTAGACATAGCTAACCATATTCTGTTGCAAATAAACATAAGTAGAATTTTAGAATGTGGTATTATTCTGTACAACTGATTACAAATAAATTGATGCAAATCTTGAAATACTGCATTCGTTTGCTTATATCAAGCAGATAGTTGCAATAGACCCTGATCAAGGAGCATTTGAAGTTGGTCTGAAATTCATCAAGAAAGCTGGTGTGGAGAACAAAatcaaattcatcaaatcagatGGCATTTCTGCTCTAAATGATTTGTTGAACAATGTGAGTATGCAGCATTTGCCAGAAGCTCCCTTCAGATTTTTCTGGAAAAAGTGCACTATAAAGTAACCACTAGTAGGTTCCCTTGAAAGTCTAGATAAAACTGATACTTTTTCATTCTAAAAAACCATAATACCAAGAATATAGTAGATTGGTCTGATTTAACTAGCAGCTCTGGATTTCTATTTGACTGGTAAGTGATGGACTTTGAAGCCTCTGCACATGACAAAGCTACCCGACTCAACTCGATATGGAAATCTTGATTTCTACCTCTCAAGAGAATGCAAATGATCTAAGAAAGTTTGAACTTTTCTCTTATTGCTTCTGTTCTTAGTTTTACTTCAATATGGATATTCAGTAGTGTTAGAAACATGGAGAACTGATGATGTAAGCCACTTCGATAGTTGCTGATCTTGAGGCTAACATGTTCATGCAGGAAGCTAGTGAAGCAACATTCGACTTTGCATTTGTGGATGCAGACAAGCCAAGCTACATCCAGTACCATGAACAACTAATAAAGCTGGTGAAGATTGGAGGAATTATCGCTTACGATAACACTCTATACGGTGGATATGTTGTCAGTGAAGAAATTGAAATGCACGAAAGATCCACTGTCAACAGAAAAGCCATCATACAATTCAACAACTATATAGCCTCGGATCCTCGAGTTGAGATCTCTCAGGTTCCTATAGGAGATGGTGTTACATTGTGTAGGCGCATCATCGCCTAGCTGACATGACATCTTACATGAATTTTATTAGTAGTGCAATTGCTACAGCTTACTTGGATGGTTTGCTTGGTCATAATTACTTGATGTTGTCCCAATAGCATTAGGCATAAGAAAGATTTCTTCTCTGAAcaactttcttcctttttttttttctgcattCATGCCTCTACATTAGGAAGCTACCATTAGACCATATCAGAAGAATACTTCCGTGTGAGGTTAATGAGTGGTGAATTAGATCACCTTTGTCGTAGTTCAAATGTTGATACTAGGCAGGGTATAGCTAGTGCCAGCCCAAAAGGAGTTTGGTTGCTCATGCACTAGCCTCCAAAATTTAGAGAAGACTTGGGTCACTTGTATTAGTTGTCTGCATTATTATGTTAGATAATATCAGAAATCTATCCTGAGGTTTCTTTCTAGCAGTTTCATTTGGTTTCTTGAGAATTTCAATATTACACTTGCAATAGGAAAAAGAATTgacaatgccaaaaaaaaaaaagaaaatgacttGCACTTGTGCTCCAAATAATGACCATTCCTAATTGCTCATAAATAGATACTCCAATTTTGtttctccatttttcatttccaaggcCAAGGAGATCCTGTGATATATGAAGACAATTCTCAAGAGTTTTGAGGCCATTCAGGAGGTTGGTACTTGCTATTTGTCCCCCCTATCATCTCTTCAAATTTGACTGTAAAATCAAAAGCAATGtatcaaaattaaaatattcAATCTCATAAGGTCGAAAAATATGAAGAACCAAATGTGATAATTTCAAGAATCGCGCAGCAGCTGAGGAAAATTACAATTTTAGCTCTTGACGGAAAAAATATAGAAGAGCTTCAAAGCCCAAACACGAGGCCCTGAGCCACTGTCCACAGGATAGAGCAACAGGATCAAATTTTCTTCAGAAGTGCAAAAAAATTCACATCCATTCCTATGTTTTTTTTGTTATATATAGACGTCAACAGCAAGACAATTTGGCTATTTGTTGGGCAATTCCATCTTCCTTTTCGTTTATGGTGAAAATTTGtccatttcaaattcacatgGTTTAGATTATTTTCTgggcacatttttttttttcaagaagtGAAGAAATTGCATGTAAATAGTACCTTTCCTATACATTTGATTGCTTGTATTTGCATTTATTatcttaaatttatttatttttcttaaactcTATCTACATCATTAGATGCGATCGAAAATGGAGATTGTTGAGAGCCCTGATCCCATTTACAGCCCATGAGTTAATGTAATTTTCCAGTATAGACAAATAAAACTTCCACTAATTCCTTGTTCCATCTCAAAAACCCTAACCCAAATGTGCCCTCTCTTCCAAGATGGGAACTATTTCATGCTGTACAAATGCTTCATCATCCACCAAATATATGCCATTGTTAGTGATTTTTGGGTATGAAAACCATCTACTCTTATAGTGTAATGAGTCACTCAtatccctttttgttttagggGTCCATTTTGATACTTAGCCCATCGCATGTGCAAAAGGTCACAAACTCAGATGGAATTGATTACATTTGGTGTTACTTTCATGGATAGGTCAAAATATATACAGTATTATTCACCATAATTTTCTAAAGTGGGAAATAGaaagtcaaaaaaattaaaaaaagaggaAGATATGCCCCATCTCTTTAATTAGTAAGCAACGGTTCGTTACTTTTCGTTCATGATATTGTGTGCAAAAGATGTTTATTTCTTTAGGAATATTCATTATTTACTTAGCATAACCAATTATAATAATGGTTTTTGGTGAATCCAAGGTTTCAACACCTGAAATATTGGAGAGAGTAAATTGTTGATTTGCTAAAGCTTTGTGTTAAAAAAGTTTCTTCAACAAAGCGTAAATGTTACCGGTGCTTAAAAAGTCCTAAACCATCGAATTTGTATTTTCTCACCTACATGGTCATGCAAAGTTTGCGTGTCGTGCTAATTCAACCACAATTTTTATTCTTTACAAAGACCTTCATCTaatattaggaaaaaaaaaaacggtcGACGAAGTTTTAGTCTAACGGCTAAGATTTAAACCCCAAAAATTAAAGGTTTtggattcaaattttcttaCCCTCTTTCCGCTTCTTAAGTTCCATCCTCTCTTAGTAAAAAAACTAAATTGGAGGCCTCAACAATAAATATGCCACACATACCTATAGCAATTAGGTTAAGCCATAGGATGAATCACTTTGTAGGATTTTTTCAAGGCGAGTCAACAGTGCCTTGGTATAATCGTATAAGGTGTAGCCGTATTTTTGCATATTAGTGGAAATGATAGGTGTAGAATTCAAAACTCTCACTTACATTCCCTCTTtctgtatcattcaatctaatcCTTTATGTGGTGCAGCATATATTCTCTAACTAGTATATTACAAGTCAAATATCCAATATTTCACAATCACTTTTGTTAAATTAACTAACCCAACTCACCGAAGTGACTCCATTATTTACATTTTGGAACGCTTGATACAAGCATCTCTTTTCTTGACCATCTTGAATGCTAGGTGAACGAATTTTGGTACGAATTGCCTTAGATGTTTTATTCTTCAATTATATTAATAGATGAATAGGCAATATTGACACTAAATTAAGAAGGAATATACATCAAGACACATCACATTACTCTCCATAGTAAAATTAACACTTGATAAGGATAAACATGACATTTAGGGAGTCCTATATCTCCTTATAACACCTTGCAGAAAGAAATCAAACACCTATTCATCTAAAATATACATAGTCCAAGTAGTTCCAGAGCAACATCTAAACTCGAACAAATGGGCAGACAATGTTGTACacaatgaaaaaaaattctaattgcaaaCTTTGCCACAATCATTAGTTTAACTACCACAATGAAATGCATTGAACCATTATTTAGGAGTAGTTGTTGTAACTTTCTAACTTGGAAAGTCCTTTAAGATAAACTTCAGAAGAATTATCTTTCATAGCTATTCTTTTGAGGCAAGATATGATGCAACCATATTGTACTCTGTATTCTAATCCATTCACCATctaaataaaagataaagttcTGTATGCAGAAAGAGAGTGCCAAAATATGGCATAGAATGGATGAACCTTGAAACATTAACCCGATTCAACTTTCCAAGGACAAGGTGATCCACTATCATTGTAAACTCACACAAGATACaagttagaaaaataaatcataaGCAAGGACAATACAAATTCAGTTGACAAGCTCTGCTATTTTAAGGCCATGGAATGAATAGACACAACAAGGAACAGTATTCAATATTCATCATATCTAAACCTGTCCAAGATGAATAATTGCATTCCAGTCACAGGAATCACAGCAACATACCGAACATGGATAATCTTTTATGCTATCCTAGCATAGGATGTAGAAAAGGAGAATATTGAACCATCTCCATTAATCACCTAACTggcaaagaaaaggaaaaacactaGATTGAAATGAATTAAAATTTCATGCCCATCTTTTGTTTCTAAAGCCTGTTAAAAGATATTAATTCAATAAAATGAATGCCAGAATATGCTGTTTCCAGTTATGAGGTTAGGCAGCTAGCTATTTGTTAATCTTTATCGACCCACAAACAGGCACCTTTTTGATCGGTAATGAATTGCAGAGACAGCCGCTTGGAATGAGGTAATGGAAAATTCAGGAATCATTAAGTTTCACAAAGAAAATATCTTAGATATTCGCAAGCATGATAGCAAGAAAGGACATTCATGTCATGAAGAAACCAAATTCCTTCTGGAAACAGATTATTTTTAACTTAATGCACATGTAAATGCATCTTACCAAAATATTTCCAGACCATCTGTATTAGGTTCTCTTTTTACAACTACGATATCATTGTAGGAAGAACAATCCACTACAATCTGTTCTCAACTTGACAGAGACACATCTTCAACTAACATAATTCCAGAATCACCGTCTTAAGTACTAGCTACTcatcaaaatcaaaagaaagaaacttcaGCCACTCATATCCTAATCAACAAAATTCCAATAAACCGAAATAATAAGCTCATTTCGTAGATTATCAAGAACCAAcaaaccaaaattcaaaaagGCATCTACGCAATTAGCACAATAagcataaaaaaaaacataatcCTTCGGCAAATTCTCACTCGGAAAACCAAAAAATTAATGATACTTTGCAGAGATAACTCACATATATGTTCAGTTGGCGAACGAAGCTGGAAAAATTGCTGTGCTTGAAGTGCTTTGGAAGCAATTCAGAAGAGAACCTAGAGACATCCCATATGATAAAGCTATTGCTATGTGTTTGACTCCACGAAATCAACTCATCGGTTGATTCATCGCTCACCATCTCAtaaattttcaacaaaaatggAGCCACTGATGAGCCATTCTCCAAAGATTTCACCATAATCCCGACTACAGAAAAACGGATAAAAAATAAACCAACAAAATCAACTTTTCTCGATGAAACTTTCACTTTTGAACAGACCCCTTCAATTATAGCACTAAGAAGACAAACCCACTTCAATTTTGGTCCCAAAAATCAACCTTCTTCTACGGAATTCCACTTTTGTGAATTGGACCCACTCGACAATACGACCTAAGAAGAAAAACCCAGATGAATTTTGGTCTTAAAATCCAATCTTGGAAGTGGGATTCCAATAGTTTCCTCTTTTGAATCGAATTCGAGACCAAGTACCTGAATCCCTTGAATTATACTAATTTATAAGTGGGTTTAAAAGACTTGAGAAAGGGGCTAGGAATGTAGTCAGTTTGAGGTGCGTCTCTTTCAAAAGCGTGGTCCTCACTCCACAGAAGTCTCTGGGAAAGAGAGGTCATGTATAGGAAAAGGGGGAATGTACAGTGTTTTGATTGACAGAAACTCAAAAAGGGCGTCAAAGAGGGCACGGTGCAGATTCTGCGGAAGGTGCATTCTGATTGGTGCGTTAACGGGAAACATTGACGGTGGAAAATATCTAAACGTAATccgctttttcttctttttttaaaaatcgtGTTTCTTTGGAATTTGTCTAGCAAGTTGTTTGCAATGCAATTGGTAGATGAATAAAACTACTGTATAATTGAATCGAGCTCAACTCATGAGTTGAAAAAAAGGTCGTTCAAGTTTAATTGGTTAATTTCAATTACAAATAGTATTttgtttttgatgaaattttaattttaattcaaattttgttcAATATAACTTGAAATTTACATGTCAAAAAAGGTTAAATTATTCGATAAAAAGCTCGTTTTACTACAACTTAATAAATAAGCAAAGTCAAATTTAAATATAAGTTCAAccttattaaaataaataaacaaatttaaATACTAAAGTATTCATTGACTAGACTCCATAA from the Coffea arabica cultivar ET-39 chromosome 11e, Coffea Arabica ET-39 HiFi, whole genome shotgun sequence genome contains:
- the LOC113717797 gene encoding putative caffeoyl-CoA O-methyltransferase At1g67980; the protein is MAKEGGSKVKTILQSEALQKYILNTSTYPREHEQLKELREETARKYGARAIIGVPPDEGLFLSMFLKVMNAKKTLEIGVFTGYSLLTTALALPDDGQIVAIDPDQGAFEVGLKFIKKAGVENKIKFIKSDGISALNDLLNNEASEATFDFAFVDADKPSYIQYHEQLIKLVKIGGIIAYDNTLYGGYVVSEEIEMHERSTVNRKAIIQFNNYIASDPRVEISQVPIGDGVTLCRRIIA